The genome window GCCGGCGGCCGGAGTACGCGGTATTAAAATGAGTAAAGACGACACTCTGATTGGAATGACGGTAATTCCGCAAGAATTAAAAGCCAAAGACGCGCACGTTTTGGTTTTGATGGAACACGGCTATGGCAAACGCGCCAGCCTTACGGCATTTAAGGTGCAACACCGAGGCGGTTCGGGAATTAAAACAGCCAATGTAACGCCAAAAACCGGTAAAGTCGTGGGAATGAAACTGATTCCGGCTTCCGAAAAAGAAGCGTCGGTGATTGTTACCTCCGCTAAAGGTCAAGTGATTCGCGTGCCGATTGCTTCCGTGCCTATCTTAGGTCGTGCCACGCAAGGTGTGCGTATTATGCGCCTAGATGGCGATGAAAAAGTGGCGACGTTTACGACGTTTGTAACAGTGGAACGGTTGACGACGGAGTAGAAGAAAATTTTCAATTATCAATTCCCAATTTTCAATTAATTGTCAATGGATTAATTATTAATTACTGCGTCGTTTTAAAATTGATAATTTAAGAATTGAACATTAATTGATAATTGGTTATTGAAAATTGATAATTAATTAAGCTTCTTGGTTGTTTTCGTGCTATAGTTATCAATAGATAAAAATACACAAATCCCATGCCAATTAATTCAATTCGTACCGGAAACTTTATTCGCCCCGACGTGGTGTTGCGTGATGTTGGTATAAAAGAAGGAATGAAGGTGGTGCATTTGGGTTGCGGTCCGGGTTTTTACGTTATTCCCGCGGCAAAATTTGTTGGTCCCTCCGGTAGGGCGGTGGGGATTGATATTCGCGAACAAGCGTTGGAAACATTACGTCACAAAGCAAAAATGGAAGGACTTGATAATGTTGATGCTATTCGTGGTGATTTGGAAAAGGTGGAAGGTTCGCATCTGCCGGCGGGTTGGGCGGATTTAGTAATTATGGTAAATATCTTGCACCAAAGTGATCCGCGAAAAGTAATGGCGGAAGCCGTACGCATTCTTCGGCCGGAAGTGGGGCGACTATTAACCGTGGAGTGGGAAGTAACCAACGTGCCAATGGGCCCGCCGGTGGAAGATCGTATAACACCTGATACAATACTGGCAGTGGCCAAAAGTAATAATCTTGTTGTGTTGCGTCGTTTTAAGCCGAGTTCTTATCATTTTTCGTTTCTTTTTGCCCGCGCAGTGGGAAGCTAAAACAATATGATCCATAAATTGAAGAACGAAATAAAAAAATATCCGATCGCGAAATTAACGTTACTGCTCGGAGCAGTCGCCCTGTTTGGCGCCGGTTGTGGCAAAACAAATATACCGCCGGCTTCCAAAACCCCTATCTCCATTTGGGGAATTTTTGATGACGCGGAAGCGATGGATCCGTTCCTCAAAACTTTTTCCAACACAATTCTCCCTGGAGCAAAGGTAAGCTATCGCAAGCAAAGTCCGGTGGATCAATATGAAAACCAACTCTTAAGCGCCATTGCCGAAAATCGTGGCCCGGATGTTTTTTGGATTCACAGTTCGTGGTTGCCGAGGTGGCAGAATCGGATTTTGCCGGCGCCAATCGCGATTGTGAATGAAAAACAAGTGAACGATGAATATGTTGATTTGGTTTCCAAGGATGTGATTACCAATGGCCGTGTCATGGCGTTGCCGTTATTTATGGACACCTTGGCGCTTTACTACAACAAAGACATTTTTAACGCTTCGGGTGTATCACGCGCGCCAAAAACTTGGGCGGAAGTAATGGAAATTGTTAAACGCACCACGAAGAGCAATATCACCGAAACGAATCAAATTGATCAGAGTGGTATCGCGCTAGGAACAGGGAAGAATGTCAATCGCGCGTCGGATGTCTTATCGATTTTAATGATGCAAAATGGTGTCCCAATGTTAGATAAGGAAGGAAATCCGGGTTTTGGCGAAAGCGCTGATGCCATTAGAGCGCTACAGTTTTACACCGATTTCGCCAATCCCACGAAAGACGTATACGCGTGGAACACGCGTAGTGATTATTCCATTGATGCTTTTGCCACCAATAAAGCCTCGATGATGATCAACTATTCCTATCATATGGCCACCATTAAGGCGAAAAATCCCCGTTTGAATTTTGGGATCGCGCCACTTCCACAAGTAGAGAATTGTTCAACTTGTAAGCCGGTAACCTATGGCGGTTATTGGCTGTTGGCTGTTTCCAAGCAAACCGTTAGCCCGGATACGGCTTGGCGTTTTGCGCGTTTTATGACTAACACCTCGGCCAACAGAGATTATCTCCAAAAAACCGGTTATCCGCCGGCGCGCAAAGATTTGGTGCAAGAATTACAAAGTGACCCACGCATTGGCGTTTACGCCACACAAGCGTTGTCGGCCGAATCGTGGAAACAAGTTGATAGCCGTCTCGTCGATCGATTATTTTCAGAGGCGATTGATGAAGTTGTAACGGGAAAAGATACGGCCGAAGGGGCATTGAGGAGAGCGTCGCAACAACTAAAGGCCGCCACGGATACGTTAAAGGCGCAGGGGACGACTAATCAGTAATGCTAATTTTATGAAAATGTTACAGAAATTATTTGCGCTTTTGGTTGTTGTCGCAGTTTTTTTACCGATTATTGCTTTTGCAGCGCCTTATGCTTCGCTTGCTAGTGGAAAATATACGCTTGCAGCATCGTCAGGGGGTAATCCGTTAAATTTTGGCACTGATGGAACCTTAAACTTGAGTGGCTTAGATTCAAGCGCAAAAGTGCAATTAAGTGTTACACGCGCTACTGGGGGAGGTCAGACGGGATTAAATATTGTTGGTCCGCGGGATAGTATTACTGGTCTCAAGCCCGTTTTACAAGGAAGCGGTGAACTTACCGCAGGTCAATTACAAAGTGGGCAGGTTGAGGTACAAGTGGCGGGAGAGTCACCAATACCTGTGAAAGCAAGTGGCGCGAATACAACGAGCAATAATCCACCTTTCTTAAATAATAATCCTGCCAATAATTCCTCTTCCGCGCCCGATACATCAACGGCGCAAAGTAATTCTGACAATCCTTCGTCCGGCAATAGTGGTGGCGGCGGGGGCGGGTCGGGTATAGTCCTTGTCCCGTGTGATGGGTCGAAGGGGAAAGAATGCACGATTGAAAAACTCAAAACAATGGGTGCGAATATCTTTAACTATCTTGCCGGTTTTGGCGCAATTTTGGCAGTAGGCGCAATCGTGATGGCGGGTTTTTCCTACATCAAGTCCGGTGGCGATCCGTCGGCGATGAAAGACGCCAAACAAAAAATTATTTTGGCAATAACGGGGTTGATAATTTTAGGCGCATCGGTGTTAATTGTAAACACGGTGTTGAAAGTATTGGGTTCAGATCAAAAAGTGGAAGATATTCAGGCAAAATAAGTGAGTAGTTCCTCCCTTTATTCAAAGGGAGGCGGGGAGGGATTTGGCGGAAGATTGTTGCAAAATTGACCGCTTTACTTAAACAAAATATAATTCAGTTAAACATGTTAACAAAAAACAAAATCGTTCTGGGGGCGCAAATGCTGATGATATCAGGATTGGGTTTTGCGCAGTTAGCATTTGCCGAGGGTGTAAAAAATCCGTTGGAGGGTGTAGACAGTTTAGAAAAACTAATTGCGAAAATCGTAAAAGCCGCTCTCGGCCTTACCGCCGTATTGGCCGTTGCTTATGTTGTCTATGGTGGGTTCCTTTATATTTCTTCGCAAGGAGACCCAAAACAACTCGAAGCGGGGAAGCAAGCAATCATCGGCGCGGTGATTGGTATAGTCGTTATCGGTTTGGCGTATGCAATAGTGGAGTTTGTCGTTAATGCCATGGGCGCGGGAGGAAGCGGAAATACGTCTAATGGGGGAGGGGCTTTATAATGAAAATTGATACGAAAAAAAAATATTTGGCTACATTATTATGGCTAACGCCACTGTTTGTTTTGGCAGACGGACTGGGTTTGGACGCCGCGAAAAATGTCGGTGGGTTAAAGGGGGGTCTTGTGGAAATGATTACCAATCTAATCAAATCCGCACTTGGGCTTGTTGGAGTGCTTGCCTTAGCCATGATTGTGTACGGTGGTTTTTTGTATGTGACTGCAGCGGGGGATGAAAAACAAATTACAAAAGGGAAAACAGTATTAATTTATGCGATCATCGGTATTATTGTAATCGGGGTCGCATATTCGCTGGTTTCATTTGTCATTGGCGCATTTATCAGTGGTGGGAGTGGTGGTGGATCGGGAATGCCACCGGGTGGGGGAGGATTATAATGAACAGTTTGATTAAAATTCCCAGCGCATTTGCGCAAGGTTTAAGTAAACCGCCATCGGTGGGTTTACCGGAAGTGGAGTTGCCGGCATTACTTTTGCAATTAGTGAACTACGCATTAGGACTAGTTGGTGTTTTGGCTCTTGGTTTTATTGTTTACGGCGGTTTTCTTTACATCACTGCTCATGGCGACGATAAACAGGTTACTTCGGCAAAAGGTATCATCATTAACGCGATAATTGGGATCATCGTAATTGGTTTGGCGGCCGCGCTGGTTAATTTTATTGTGAAAAGTATGACAGGGGGATAAAGAAACTAGTTTGTCTCGTTAATTAATTTACGTTATAATAACCTTAATAAAACACATATGAAAATCACCAATATATTAAAAAAGGGATGGATCGCGACACTTGGTCTTCTGTTGCCGGCGTTTGCGTTCGCGCAAATGGGGATAAATGAGATTCAAGGTTATGAAGGCTCAAATCAGCGCGATTTGCCAACCGCCATTATGGTAATTGTTAATTATGTCCTGATTATTGTCGGCGTATTGGCCTTGGCCTTTCTTGTTTATGGCGGTTTCTTATATATCACATCGCATGGTGATACGCAGCAAGTGGATAAGGCCAAGACGACAATTATCAATGCCGTGATCGGGATTGTTGTTATCGGTATCGCCGCCGCCTTGGTGAACTTCGTAGTCGGCGCCGTATCGCAGTAGAGAAGATTTATTTATTTTATCGGGAGGAGGTGAGTACGACGTGAAAAATCGATTCCAAACAATTATTATTGGCCTCTCTATGCTCTTACCGGGCGTGGCGATGGCGCAGTTAACGGGTGCTCCGGTCCCACCGGGGACAGCGCGAGGGGATTTATCGTCTGTCATTTTGAACATCATTAATTATGTTCTCGCGGTTGTGGGTGTCGTCGCACTCGCGTACCTAATTTACGGTGGTTTTCGTTATATCACATCCGGTGGCAATGAAGATTCTATTCAAACTGCGAAAGATGTAATTATCAACGCGGTAATCGGTATCGTGGTTATTGGTGTGGCGGCAGCGCTCGTCAATTTCGTAGTTCGCGCAGTGGGTGGCGGAGTGCCAGCTGGCGCAATTTAAGTAAAAATTCCGGAGGAAACGCAAACACAAAAAACAAAGCACGTCCAAACCCGGGCGTGTTTTGATAGTTCAAATGTTTGTCTTTCATGTATAATATACGGATAGACTAATTATTTTATCGGGAGGAGGTGAGTACGACGTGAAAAAAATATTTCTAAGAATAATTGTGGGGGCTACTTTGCTGTTGCCAACCGTGGCACTGGCTAGTCTTGGGCCCGTAGTTACACCAGATGGAACATCAAAGGGAGATTTGCCATCGATAATTATGAACATCATAAATTATGTTCTCGGGATTGTGGGAGTTGTGGCACTCGCGTACCTCATTTATGGCGGTTTTCGTTATATCACATCCGGTGGTAATGAGACGGTTGTTGAAGAAGCCAAAAGTATTATCATCAATGCAATAATCGGAATTGTTGTTATCGGTGTAGCTGCGGCACTCGTCAATTTTGTAATCGGAGCCGTCGGTGGTGGAACGCCAGCCGGCGCAATTTAATAAAAATTTCGGAGGAAAAGAAAAACACAAACAGAGGAACACGTCACAAATAGGCGTGTTCTTCATTTAATAATGAATGATGAATTATGATTGATGATATATGAATTGCGTGAACGGGCGCGTCGCTTCATCATTCATAAATCATTATTCATTATTCATGTTGATAAAACAGTTGTATAATATCTCCATAATCCAAAGAAAATAGATATGTATAATTTTATCAATTTCGCTCTCGCCCAAGGCTTCGGTCAAGCACCCGCCCCCATCAACATCGCTCCGCCGGCCGATTTTGGCACGTCGATTCTAAATGTTATTAACTATATTTTGGGTTTTATCGGCGTTGTCGCCCTCGCGTTTTTTTTCTACGGCGTATTTCGCTACATCACCGCGGGGAGCAATGAAGATCAGCTGGCGGAATCAAAAGGAACAATGACCGGTTCCTTACTGGGGATTTTGATTATGGGTGTATCTGCCACATTAATAAATTTTGTTGTAGGCTTTTTTACCGGCAGTATCGGCGTCGGGAGTAAGTTTTAAGAAAATACTTTTCCTTCATTTTACCCTTCGACAAGCTCAGGGTTGTTTTTCTTTGTAAAGAAAAACAAAAAAATAGGCAGTCGACGTTGCATGAAATGCAAACGTCAACTGCCTTACTTCCAAAGAACTGCTCTCACGAATTACCACACGAGTGGTTTATTCGTGAACTCGCCCGGTGCCGTTTCGCCAACTTGTAGTGCGAAATGGCTTTGTCGGATGTTGATCTGGTAGGTCCCGTTCGGCACGGCGTCGACGATAAAGCTCATCGTCCGTCCCGCCGATCTTTCGTTGCCCCAAAGCGGGAATCCTTCCCGTCGGTTCAGATCTTCCGGCATAACTTTCTTGATATCTGGTTCGGAACCATTTTTCAATGTTCCGACCCGAATTCCGTCGATCTTTCCGTTTGTGCTGACGAAGTACGCAGCACCAGGGTTGGCCATCAACTCCGTGTCGATAATCGGAATGCAACCCGGCACCGTGAAAACAATCACGGTTTTGTACTTGTCCAGCCGCCGGATGTCCGGATTCGGCCGGCTCTTCAGTTCCATGGGCGTGGGTTGTTCGTAGGCCTTGCGGATGCCTTCCTTGACCCACTCGGGCTTTTTTTTCTCCTCGACATTTTTCGCTGTTTCCTGGTAGCTTTTTTCGAGGTCCTGTTTCTCCATGGCAATGATGGCGCCGATCGGAGCGGGTTCGCCCGCGGGCCGATTTGCGAACGATTCGCCGGAAGTTGTTCCTGGCTTATGACCAGGAAACCCTCTCGCCACAAACAGGATGGAAATTCCGACAACGGCGAGAATACTCGCCACCGTCTTCTGCCAGTTCCAACCGGCAGGTGCGCGAGAAATCCAGAACAAGCCACC of bacterium contains these proteins:
- a CDS encoding class I SAM-dependent methyltransferase, whose protein sequence is MPINSIRTGNFIRPDVVLRDVGIKEGMKVVHLGCGPGFYVIPAAKFVGPSGRAVGIDIREQALETLRHKAKMEGLDNVDAIRGDLEKVEGSHLPAGWADLVIMVNILHQSDPRKVMAEAVRILRPEVGRLLTVEWEVTNVPMGPPVEDRITPDTILAVAKSNNLVVLRRFKPSSYHFSFLFARAVGS
- a CDS encoding extracellular solute-binding protein, with amino-acid sequence MIHKLKNEIKKYPIAKLTLLLGAVALFGAGCGKTNIPPASKTPISIWGIFDDAEAMDPFLKTFSNTILPGAKVSYRKQSPVDQYENQLLSAIAENRGPDVFWIHSSWLPRWQNRILPAPIAIVNEKQVNDEYVDLVSKDVITNGRVMALPLFMDTLALYYNKDIFNASGVSRAPKTWAEVMEIVKRTTKSNITETNQIDQSGIALGTGKNVNRASDVLSILMMQNGVPMLDKEGNPGFGESADAIRALQFYTDFANPTKDVYAWNTRSDYSIDAFATNKASMMINYSYHMATIKAKNPRLNFGIAPLPQVENCSTCKPVTYGGYWLLAVSKQTVSPDTAWRFARFMTNTSANRDYLQKTGYPPARKDLVQELQSDPRIGVYATQALSAESWKQVDSRLVDRLFSEAIDEVVTGKDTAEGALRRASQQLKAATDTLKAQGTTNQ
- a CDS encoding pilin yields the protein MKMLQKLFALLVVVAVFLPIIAFAAPYASLASGKYTLAASSGGNPLNFGTDGTLNLSGLDSSAKVQLSVTRATGGGQTGLNIVGPRDSITGLKPVLQGSGELTAGQLQSGQVEVQVAGESPIPVKASGANTTSNNPPFLNNNPANNSSSAPDTSTAQSNSDNPSSGNSGGGGGGSGIVLVPCDGSKGKECTIEKLKTMGANIFNYLAGFGAILAVGAIVMAGFSYIKSGGDPSAMKDAKQKIILAITGLIILGASVLIVNTVLKVLGSDQKVEDIQAK
- a CDS encoding TrbC/VirB2 family protein, translated to MLTKNKIVLGAQMLMISGLGFAQLAFAEGVKNPLEGVDSLEKLIAKIVKAALGLTAVLAVAYVVYGGFLYISSQGDPKQLEAGKQAIIGAVIGIVVIGLAYAIVEFVVNAMGAGGSGNTSNGGGAL
- a CDS encoding pilin, whose amino-acid sequence is MKITNILKKGWIATLGLLLPAFAFAQMGINEIQGYEGSNQRDLPTAIMVIVNYVLIIVGVLALAFLVYGGFLYITSHGDTQQVDKAKTTIINAVIGIVVIGIAAALVNFVVGAVSQ
- a CDS encoding TrbC/VirB2 family protein; protein product: MKNRFQTIIIGLSMLLPGVAMAQLTGAPVPPGTARGDLSSVILNIINYVLAVVGVVALAYLIYGGFRYITSGGNEDSIQTAKDVIINAVIGIVVIGVAAALVNFVVRAVGGGVPAGAI